A stretch of the Paramormyrops kingsleyae isolate MSU_618 chromosome 16, PKINGS_0.4, whole genome shotgun sequence genome encodes the following:
- the LOC111834049 gene encoding uncharacterized protein, translated as MALCVKSEYDSGSVHTGDSAATWETDSRGFYLDTEQIKREVVDPDYIKVEQHSDLQCLGDSGLVVEEMKCEPVGAKTEIKQCEEDLKEIIANSVETQEENRLLVNYNSQYENGSTIYTVINWSDCIQSTKTFELDQQIKPNRNKHSCPECGKCFTRSYTLRQHKKIHSGEKPHNCADCGKSFANTKYLAKHRRIHSGKKKNLICDLCGKSFVDSSSLKKHHKVHSGEKPHSCSECGKRFAETYSLKMHVRHHSGEKPYSCSQCGKSFFTLSSLKRHKRIHTGEKPNICGQCGKSFSDPSSFKKHLKVHSGEKPHKCAVCGKCFAEAETLRKHMRIHSGEKPYTCFQCGKSYTQAYQLTIHKRIHSGEKPYKCVECGKCYAQANNLTVHMRIHSGEKPYKCTQCGKSYTQANNLTIHMRIHSDEKPYKCTQCGKSFAEADSLTTHTRIHSGEKPYRCPQCGKGFISVDSVKRHQKRHFSEKPHGCSECGKRFADVGSLKLHKRIHSGEKAFSCDQCGKRFGYPSSLWYHQKMHTGD; from the coding sequence ATGGCTTTGTGTGTTAAAAGCGAATATGATTCGGGTTCTGTACACACTGGGGATTCAGCAGCAACATGGGAAACTGACAGTCGTGGATTCTATCTGGATACTGAACAAATTAAAAGAGAAGTCGTTGATCCAGACTACATTAAAGTGGAACAACATAGTGACCTGCAGTGCCTTGGTGATTCAGGGCTAGTAGTCGAAGAAATGAAGTGTGAACCAGTTGGAGCTAAGACTGAAATCAAACAGTGTGAAGAGGATCTCAAAGAAATTATTGCAAATAGTGTGGAAACTCAAGAGGAAAATCGGCTCTTAGTCAATTATAACTCACAGTATGAGAATGGGAGTACTATTTATACAGTAATTAATTGGTCAGACTGTATCCAGAGTACAAAGACATTTGAGTTAGACCAGCAGATTAAACCAAACAGAAATAAACATAGCTGTCCTGAATGTGGCAAATGTTTTACAAGATCTTATACTTTAAGGCAACACAAGAAAATTCATTCGGGGGAAAAACCGCATAATTGTGCTGACTGTGGAAAAAGTTTTGCCAATACAAAATATTTGGCAAAACACAGAAGAAttcattctggaaaaaaaaaaaaccttatatGTGATTTGTGTGGGAAAAGTTTTGTAGATTCTTCATCTTTGAAGAAACACCATAAAGTCCACTCAGGGGAAAAACCCCACAGCTGTTCGGAATGTGGAAAAAGGTTTGCAGAAACATATTCCTTAAAAATGCATGTAAGACATCATTCAGGTGAGAAACCATACAGCTGTTCCCAGTGTGGGAAAAGTTTCTTTACTCTGTCATCATTAAAGAGGCACAAAAGGATTCATACAGGTGAAAAGCCAAATATCTGTGGACAATGTGGGAAAAGTTTTTCTGATCCCTCATCTTTTAAAAAGCACCTTAAAGTTCATTCAGGTGAAAAACCACACAAATGTGCTGTCTGTGGCAAGTGTTTTGCAGAGGCTGAAACTTTAAGGAAACATATGAGAATTCATTCAGGTGAAAAACCATACACCTGTTTCCAATGTGGGAAGAGTTATACACAGGCATACCAGTTAACAATACACAAGAGAATTCATTCAGGTGAAAAACCTTACAAATGCGTTGAATGTGGCAAGTGTTATGCACAGGCAAACAACTTAACAGTACATATGAGAATCCATTCAGGGGAAAAACCATATAAATGTACCCAGTGTGGAAAGAGTTATACACAGGCAAACAATCTGACAATACATATGAGAATTCATTCAGATGAAAAGCCTTACAAATGTACACAGTGTGGTAAGAGTTTTGCTGAAGCCGACAGCTTAACAACACACACAAGGATTCATTCAGGGGAGAAACCGTACAGATGTCCCCAGTGCGGGAAGGGTTTTATTTCTGTAGACTCTGTAAAACGACACCAGAAAAGACATTTTAGTGAAAAACCGCATGGTTGCTCTGAATGTGGGAAGAGATTTGCTGATGTAGGATCTTTAAAACTGCATAAAAGAATTCATTCAGGGGAGAAGGCATTCAGCTGTGACCAATGTGGAAAGCGCTTTGGCTATCCATCCTCATTATGGTACCACCAGAAAATGCACACAGGTGACTAG
- the LOC140578836 gene encoding ribosomal RNA processing protein 1 homolog B-like yields the protein MLAIGKMAPMVQEPEIQFAQRLASNEKPIRTKAIKKLRKYLSVRSQKPNGGFTVEELLKIWKGLFYCLWMQDKPLLQEDLSAQISNLIHSLHNVDVQFLFLESFLKTMNREWNGIDGLRMDKFYMLVRFVFRQAFELLKRRVWDTGLVQKFVELLFDHVLRSTSDCPSGVQFHVLDIYMTELARVGAKELTAQQNLTFIDPFLRTAAKSKNHMLVQAICGTMFQEIVDHAPFAIEDLLNEIQGRGGTGEDDSGQASGDEEDEEGCEIDAVPQSSKKAKVKHVNGVPASEEDELSDFEEGDSLLPENDIGPVLQFDYKALAERLLKLSGRSNTPTFNRKKLYRAVKTFQDLGEGVFPQDEYPEEVSTDEDDDEMFGSRRRLKKRKMSWINEEDVDEGSKAKKRKGKKKEMEIPVKQKKGSVEGEATGDEGKTDSMAKKKKKRRKKNKGVEAGEPSVDGSEQNNGSAQGIPEAEQGLQVVREGQSEHCVSEKRTDPAVPERGEQGGATVTNQKGKRQKINPGVKMSDALSQHDVTAEERQVVKKKQRKRRNSSLAEEPKSPLGLETPTALMGGEQDSRPSPVTQSRGAEEAGPETAKGTATSQGGKEKRKKKKRMKETSLICERRQVADGGVCADRQPAAESPAPKAKAAAAKVTVWTEEQSGQTNGHVEGVGTKAPTAASDAGPGRTKKALKKKADGAKLDFVKFQSGAVPVPLFCRKSKGGRATFTKQVRRTPLSEFKKVTFGLKNNKTAEFRKTDRSLLVSPDGSSRVAFDPKQKPRFGVLKSPMTAQASKNSSSATQRRPCAADFF from the exons ATGTTAGCCATTGGGAAGATGGCGCCTATGGTACAAGAGCCAGAGATACAATTTGCTCAGAGATTAGCTTCCAACGAGAAGCCCATCCGGaccaaagcaataaaaaaactgaGGAAGTACTTAAGTGTGAGGTCGCAGAAACCCAATG GTGGATTCACTGTTGAAGAACTGTTGAAAATATGGAAGGGGCTCTTTTATTGCCTGTGGATGCAGGATAAACCACTACTACAG GAGGACCTGTCCGCCCAGATATCAAACCTGATCCACTCACTGCACAATGTCGATGTCC AGTTTTTGTTCCTGGAGAGCTTTCTGAAGACCATGAACAGGGAGTGGAACGGTATAGATGGACTCCGCATGGATAAGTTCTACATG CTGGTGCGTTTCGTATTCAGGCAGGCATTTGAACTGTTGAAGAGGCGGGTTTGGGACACTGG TCTAGTGCAGAAGTTTGTCGAGTTGCTGTTTGACCACGTGCTCCGAAGCACCAGTGATTGCCCCTCAGGAGTGCAGTTCCACGTCCTGGACATCTATATGACAGAACTGGCCAGGGTCGGAGCCAAAGAG CTCACAGCCCAGCAAAACCTGACGTTCATTGATCCGTTCCTCAGAACGGCAGCAAAATCAAAGAA tcatATGTTAGTACAGGCCATCTGTGGCACCATGTTCCAAGAGATTGTTGACCATGCCCCCTTTGCCATCGAGGACCTCCTAAATGAGATTCAGGGAAGAGGTGGAACTGGGGAGGATGATTCGGGTCAGGCCTCTGGTGATGAGGAGGATGAAGAGGGGTGTGAGATTGACGCTGTCCCACAAAGCTCTAAGAAAGCTAAAGTCAAACATGTTAATG GTGTCCCAGCTAGTGAAGAGGATGAGCTGTCTGATTTTGAGGAGGGTGACTCTCTCCTGCCTGAGAATGACATCGGGCCTGTGCTTCAG TTTGACTACAAGGCACTGGCAGAAAGGCTGCTTAAGCTGTCCGGTCGCAGCAACACACCCACCTTCAACAGGAAGAAGCTCTACAGAGCAGTGAAGAC GTTTCAAGATCTCGGTGAAG GTGTGTTCCCCCAGGATGAGTACCCAGAGGAGGTCTCCACAGATGAAGATGATGACGAGATGTTTGGGAGCCGGCGGAGATTAAAGAAGAGGAAGATGAGCTGGATCAATGAGGAAGACGTGGATGAAGGCTCCAAGGCCAAGAAACGCAAAG GCAAGAAGAAAGAAATGGAGATTCCAGTCAAGCAGAAAAAAGGCTCTGTGGAAGGAGAGGCTACAGGGGACGAGGGGAAGACTGATTCTATGgccaagaaaaagaagaaaaggaggAAGAAGAACAAGGGGGTGGAGGCAGGAGAACCTTCAGTGGACGGGTCAGAGCAGAACAATGGTTCAGCCCAGGGGATTCCAGAGGCAGAGCAGGGCTTGCAGGTGGTGAGGGAGGGCCAGTCAGAACATTGTGTGTCAGAAAAAAGGACAGACCCAGCTGTGCCAGAAAGGGGGGAACAAGGTGGTGCCACTGTGACAAACCAGAAGGGGAAGAGGCAGAAGATCAACCCCGGCGTGAAAATGTCTGACGCTCTGAGTCAGCATGATGTGACGGCAGAAGAACGCCAGGTGgtgaagaagaagcagaggaagaggaggaacagCTCTTTGGCAGAGGAGCCCAAGAGCCCACTGGGGCTGGAAACTCCCACAGCCCTGATGGGGGGAGAACAAGACAGCCGTCCCAGCCCAGTgacacaaagcaggggggcagaggaggcagggccagagacagcaaAAGGAACGGCTACTTCCCAGGGGGGCAAAGagaaaaggaagaagaagaaaaggatGAAGGAGACGTCCTTAATATGTGAGAGGCGGCAGGTAGCCGATGGTGGTGTGTGTGCAGACAGGCAGCCAGCAGCGGAGAGCCCAGCTCCCAAGGCGAAGGCGGCGGCAGCAAAGGTTACTGTGTGGACTGAGGAACAGTCAGGCCAGACCAATGGTCACGTGGAGGGGGTGGGCACCAAGGCCCCCACGGCGGCCAGT GACGCTGGCCCAGGCAGAACTAAAAAAGCCCTTAAGAAGAAAGCAGATGGGGCCAAGTTAGATTTTGTCAAGTTTCAAAGTGGTGCTGTACCCGTTCCTCTGTTCTGCAGGAAGAGTAAAGGAGGCCGGGCCACATTCACCAAGCAG GTGAGGCGGACGCCGCTGTCTGAATTTAAGAAGGTCACTTTTGGGCTGAAGAACAACAAGACTGCAG AGTTCAGGAAGACGGACCGCAGCCTGTTGGTGAGCCCCGATGGCTCATCCCGTGTGGCCTTTGACCCCAAGCAAAAGCCACGGTTTGGAGTGTTGAAGTCACCGATGACAGCTCAGGCTAgcaaaaacagcagcagtgCCACCCAGAGGAGACCTTGtgcagctgattttttttaa